TGCTTGGGATCGGCTGCGGGAGCTCGGGGACAGGGGCGGTGGCGGATCTGACGTTTGGAGCACGGTGGGACGGGCGGAATTGGGCGGGGCGGGCGGGCGCGGCTCAGGATGGCCCTGGGAGTGGTGGCAGGGCTCAGGGTGAGACGGCGCGGCGGCGGTTGGGTCCCCGCTGCAGCAGTTTTGGTTTTTAGTCAAATCACTTGTAGCAATATTTTGGTAAGGACCAAAAAAAAAAAACGGTCGCCATATAGGTATTGGTCTGCTGTTGGAGCCCTTTTTTTGGCCCCAAAAGACCAAAAAAATTAACAGTTTTTGTGTCATGGCTGTGTTTTTTGGTCTGCTGTTGGAGATGTCCTAACTGATACAGTACATATGTACATACATATAAGTTATTACCCCTTTCCACATGTAATTATTTTATCTATTACATTATTTTGTGAGTACTGTGTTTCAACACAACCCAGCAAGTTCAGTACTCTAAAATGCATTTATCTGCAAACTGATGCTAATATGTTTGTCTTGATActagatcttatgggtttcagctctagcgTGCCCCAACTTGTTAGGGAACTGAAGGCTTAGTTGTTGTTGTCGTAAGGTTATTATCACTAAATATATGGAAACTGCAAGAATGAGAACCATATGGATGTGTATGGATTTAAGACATGGGAACAAATGCTGTGTTCTTGTCGTTCATGTTTTACACTATAACATCTTACGATTTTAATTTGGTATAAATGCATTCATTTCGCAGGACGTTTATAAGAATATTTCTCCCACAGTTTTGGGTGTAGTGCAAGGCCTTAATGTGACAGTCTTTGCCTATGGATCTACTGGAAGGTATGCATTCACTGGAATAGTTTTGCTACTGACAAGAGACTGCTATCTTTAGCCATCATCAAATTTACACTCACGGTTCTGAAGGATCTCATAAGTTGCTGTCATTAAAATATGGTGTAAATTTCATAAGTTTTATATTTTTAAGGAAATGGATGATATACTGTCCAAACacttcttcagatgtgatcattgAATTAACGCATTATATTTTCCTGAATTTCCtctatttcagaatttttgtgtACCATGCCTGGTAAGCTTGAGGGTTAAAAAGTAATTAAATGATTATTGTATTTACTTCACACTTAGTCAGTTGCCGTTCCAATTTAATGATTGTTCAAATGGTTTTGCTTTTTCTAAGTCACCGTCCAGGTCTGTTTGATAAGTCTAAAGAGTTTGTGCATGTGCAAACACGATGAGAAAAACTTGATCTTACGGCTATAAGTAGACTGTTCAAATTGCTAAAATTAAACTGTTCCCAGTTGCTATGGGAGGTtactttgtttcttttctttcattcTTTTCAAAACTTCCCTGGCGAAGAACTGATATACtacctccgtctcaaaatataagacgtttttgtaggctCAACTCAAAATATAAGACGATTTTGTAGGCTAGTTTAtcctacaaaaacgtcttatattttgagacggaggtagtactatttCATTTATTCAGTAACGGTGTTTTTGCTATACTTGGATACTGGGCTACAATCTGAAGTTGTTCCATATGTATATTAATATGCCCTGCTGTATGTAATTCTGCAGTGGCAAAACATATACAATGGTTGGAAGCCGGAATGATCCTGGTCTTATGGTTCTTAGCTTCCGCACAATCTTTGATCAAATAAAAAAAGATGATAGTTCAGATACATTTGAAGTCTCATGTTCATATCTGGAAGTATACAATGAGGTAATGTACAAAATATTGTGTTGATAATATCAAAATACCAGTCATAATATATGTGTTACATATAAGCTGTGAAATAATTGTTGGTTTTCTGAATTCCAGGTTATCTATGATTTGCTTGAGAAATCGTCGGGTCACCTGGAGCTTCGTGAGGATCCCGAGCATGGCATAATAGTCGCTGGTTTAAGAAGAATTAAGGTTTACACCTCTTCCTTCCATATTTATTTTCCCTGCTAATAAGATAAATGCCTTGGCTGCTAGTGTCAATTCTGGCCTTCTTTTGTGttatttgcttcttctttttgttactctaacatttctaactattatTTTGCGTGTAATGTTATCTGCTTATTCAAGTAGCTGATAAGTTGACAATGAAAGGACATGAGTAGATCTTGTTGTGTTTTTAAGCTGCAATATCTTTTAAGTAATATGTAagaaaaatttgcaataaataattaAAATGCTGATTTTATCTGGTTTCGTTTTCCAAAGACATTCGGTCATCTTGTTTATGATAATTGATAAGTTTGTATTAAAGAATTGGTCCTCGGGTTGAATCCTTCTTTCTTGTGTTTTGTCTAATTCTGTTGCAACATTCAGTATCTATTGCATGCCATGCCATATTCTGGAAGCATGCCTGTTGATTCCCATCGGTTTTGGTATAAACTAAATTTGGATGTTCAAACTCTTATTTTCCTAGGTCCATTCAGCAGATAAGATCCTTGAACTCTTGAACATAGGCAACAGCAGACGCAAGACAGAGAGCACGGAAGCAAACGCAACTTCTTCGCGGTAAATATTTTCTGCTTCCCCTTTAAAAGTTCATGCTTCCATTACTTATTTACCTTTTAAATGAATCAGTTACATCTTAGTAAAACTTAAATAACTGCTATTTAAGGTTACTTAATATCTTTAATCTGCTAAATTATTGAGATTGTGAGTCTATCAAGACAGTTACGATCAGGTAATAGTGCCTGCAAGCTACGATCTTTAATCTGCTAAATTATTGAGATTGTGAGTCTATCTTTACATTATTCTCACATAGAAAATATTTTGCTCTCCTTTTCAAGTTCACACGCTGTACTGGAAATTACTGTAAGACGCAAGCAGAAAGGAAAATATGGTAGTCAAGTTCTTCGTGGAAAGCTTGCCTTGGTTGATCTTGCGGGCAGGTAATAACTATTCTTTTTGGGCTGCTGCTTTTCATTTCACTCTGTCAGCAAAAGTAAGCTGAAAACAATTTTCCTTGAGCAGTGAGAGGGCTACTGAAACGAACAATTTTGGCCAAAAGCTTAGAGATGGAGCCAACATTAATCGGTCACTTCTAGCGTTAGCGAATTGTATCAATGCCCTCGGCAAGCAAAATAAGAAAGGTCTAGCATATGTTCCATATCGCAACAGGTATATCAGGTGGACATTCTACTATCAGAACCAATTTTATCCATTCTAGTTATGTGACAGTGGCTATTTACAGCAAATTAACTCGAATTCTGAAGGATGGTCTCTCTGGTAATTCTCGAACTGTTATGATTGCCACAATATCACCAGCTGATGATCAGTATCATCACACTACCAATACACTCAAGTATGCGGATCGTGCTAAGGAGATAAAAACACATGTTCATGTAAGGGGTCGTTTCTTTCGGTTGAGTGCACAACCGCACACGCAACAATATATTATTTCTGTTGATTCATATTATTTGTGAATCATACATGCTAAAGTAGCCAGTTCTATTATTTTGATGTTTGTTCTTTCTCCTGTATAGAAAAATATTGGAACGATCGACAATCATGTTGAAGACTACCAGAGGATGATAGAGAATCTCCAGGTTTGCCTAACAGGGAAACGAGTAAATTTCTACAGTTTTACCTAATTGTTGGCCACAGTAGAATACTAAAGTATGTCGCCTTGTCACTTTCTAGGGTGAGGTATCCCAGTTGAAAAAGGAATTAGCTGACAAGGAGCATCAGTTGAGCGTAAAACCTACTGAAAAGGCTGCAGATAATGAGCTATCTTGGCTAAATGTCTTGAGCCAGGAAACTGGTGAGAATGTTCAGGAACGTATAAATCTACAGAAAGCACTGTTTGAACTTGAAGAAACTAACAAGCGTAACCGGATGGAGCTCCAACATCTTGACGGTGCAATTGCAAGACCACAGGTGGGTAACTTGACCGATCAATTTTTCGAGAACTCTTTCATCAAACAGACTGTAGCAGCTATTTCCTACATCTATTGTCACAACAGATCTCTTAGAAATTCCACACTATGTACAGTGCAGTGATGGTTTTTTTTGTATTCAGGTGAACGAGAAGGATTATACAGTTTTGCAAGCATTAACATCAAGGAGACAAGTTATTCTTGACAACATCCGTGACAATGATGAAGCTGGTGCTGGCTACAGAAAGGTACATCTTGAGTTTAATTTTGCTCTCTTACCTTGAAGCAAACTTGCATGGCTATTTATCCTTTTCCCTGTAGGATATTGAATTGAATGAGAGCCGTAGGCGTCAGCTCCAAGATATGATCGAGGAGGCTACCAGTAACAATGGGAACAGGACTTACCTGCAGATTCTCAGCCAATACAGGCTTCTTGTGAGTAATCCACAAAGTTTTAGTATGTTTTCCATCCAGAATATGATATCCCACAAGCTGCTTATATGTAAAAAAATGAATCCTTCAGGGAATGAATAATGCTGAGCTTCAAATTGAGATGGCTATGCGGGACCAAGTAATACATAACCAGAGGGAATCTCTAAGGAGCCTATGGAACATTCTCTATGGAACAGGGCTAAACCAGAAGCAGATTCTGAAGTTGGCTGCTAAGCAAGGTTTAACTGTAGAAGGCTGTCCTTTGCCTAGCTCGAGCCCTGATGTTGCTACGCCCCATGGAAGGCTGCCACCATTCATGTCGTTTCCTAGTCCACAGTCAcagtcttcttcttctccatctaGTTGCTTTTTCCAACAAGGTTTCAGCACCATGTCTGTTCTCAAAAATCAACATGAGACGCCTACCATCTGTAGGCAGGAACATCTCAGCTCTTACTACATGATGTCTGGCTGCTCGCCTTATGCTGGTGATGGAAAACAATGGGCAAGTGGAGTCTCAACGCCATACCATTCTACCCCAGAAACGAAAAGCGAGCGATCGCCCTGCAGCGGCGAGCTTCGCACCCCATATTCTGGAATTGAAGGTTTCAGCAGGCAAAGGAAGGTAATTGTAGCTCTCTCTTCTACAAGCAAGTTGCACTCCATATTCTTGAAACTGCATGCTATTTCAACTTGCTCAAGTAACCAAATGATGGTAGCATCTTCCATTAAGGAGGACATGTAGTACAGTCTAAGTGGCAACATTTTAATCTTGGCATGAACTATGATTTGCCTTTTTCCAGGATTCGTGCTCTAGAGAAAGGTAGAGGAAGCACATCAAAATTCAACAAGACACACGAGTCATGACTCACACAAGCAGCTGACATGGCTATAATACCAGCCTGATGCCTGCAATCTGATATGATCCTCCTGTGTGCACATCATCTGCCGACACCGGCCGGCCGAGTTCCTGGATCTGATAAGAGATGTTACTTGTAGTTTAGGCCAAGCTGTTGCCATGCTCATGGTCATTTTGGTGCCTCTAGATTTCTGACATGGCGCACTCCACTCCTGTACAGTAGTTGTTAGTCTCCTGTAGTCAGCCCTGCTGCACCCTGTCTCCTGTTAGTCTGTTCCCTTGTATAGTGTATGCATCTGTTGGGGCTGAATCTGCCTTTTGGGCCAAGAATCCTGTAAATTTGCTGCGACTCTTAACCCTTGATCAAGCAAGTGAAGCCCAGCTCCGAACACGGTGGTCTATGAACGGAATCACTAGTAAAGTCCTTGCAAAGATTACCTAGGAAAACTTCAACATATGAAAAGGACATTCCCTACTGTTCCCAATGGGCCCAAGGCTGCGTTTGGCATCGAGATGGATTATGATGATCCCGTTTACTATCCAACGTTTTCGCCTGCATTTTTTTGCGTACTATTTTTACAGCGAAACGCGGACAGAGCCTGAACAAATGAGAGCTTTCGAGACCGTTGCTCAAACAGCGATGAAATGAACAAGAACAGCGAGCAGTTACAATTGACATCACCGTTGCTGGGAGATACGTATGATGTCTGATGATTGAGCTCAAGGACAGGGCACCGTATGTTGGGAGCAGTATAGGATGGATGGGTGGGGGATCATGTGTTGCGCATGGGCCGCGGTACTAGCTAGCACTAACAACTTGTACTGTTGGACCGGGGCCGGTGgggatctcatctcatctcatctcatatGCGGATGGGCGCAGatgattcattcattcattcatttcgCCCCCCTGGACTGACGCCCGTTACCCACTCTCGAGACCACATTCATTCATTCATGCCGGGGGATGGATGCATGGTCCCTCCACTCCATAAGGCCATCTCCACCAcaccaaacggacgtccgttttattcggattctgtccgtttgggtaagGATTTAGGGTCGTATCCGGGCATGTTCTGGGATGCgttggccgtgcgcccagcgcgcggccgcatccgtttACCCCATCCTATCCGTCAGGGCCAAAAATGCCcatattctcatcaaaactagtttgcacgtccaaatatttgtctgaaaattaaaataattttacaacccaattgaaattgtctttaataaaaaagttttacaaccaaatcgaaattgtcttgactgaacataaaatgatccaatacatctattggttgccaatgtgatcccacacgtgctcaatcaagtcattttgaagattcaaatggctgtgccaatcacgcatctcacggtggaattgcacaaattgttcaaatgtggccgggtcttggtgcaggggctcaatattttcaccttgataatcaaatccttggtcgaagatactctcatcacgctcgtcctcgacgatcatgttgtgcatgatcacacaagcagtaatcacctcccaaagcttcctttcatcccatgacagtgcagggtttcgaacgataccccaccgggattgaagcacaccgaaagcacgttccacatcctttctagcactctcttgcatttgggcaaatctctttctcttctcaccttggggtttcaagattgtcttcacaaaagttgaccactgaggatatataccatcagctagatagtattccttgttgtactggtggccgttgatctcaaagttgacaggtggggagtggccttttgcaagccttgcgaagactggagaacgctgcagcacattgatatcattgtgagaacctgccatgccgaagaaagaatgccatatccaaagatcctgcgaagccaccgcttctaatatgacagtgcacgcgttgacatgccccttgtactggccctgccaagcaaatggacagttcttccactcccagtgcatacaatctatgctgcctagcatgcctggaaagcctctagctgcgttggtcgccaacaatctctctgtatcagcggcagttggctgcctcaagtactctgggccaaacacctcgatcacagcctgtcaaaacttgtacattgacatcagacatgttgtctcactcatacgcacatactcatccaccagatcgcctgaaattccatatgcaagcatgcggatggccgcggtgcatttctggtaagaggagaatccaagcttgccaagggcatccgtcttgcactcgaagtatgggtcatgagcaaccactccctctcggatacgattgaacacatgccttgccatacgaaaacggcgacaaaatttatccggcttgaagagcggggtgttggcaaagtaatcggcatagagcagggcgtggcctctctccctgttgcggttcaggttgggagcacggccagggagtgaccccctgtaccgaggaagctgcgttgaatatggtcgtgaacgaccagtgcagccaccacaagatcttcatcatccgacgacgaatcgtccgatgaacaaaggaagtgatggaagaaaaactcgtctccactgtccatacctttgttggcaaaatatcgaacaccttgcggtcgtgatggcgaagaggccgcgatgatcacctcgacgcagcaggggtggttgccggccggctactggcAGCTCTAGAGCTCTCGTCGGGATCTGCCTcggccgccgtggtacgtcgccggcagtcgtgtcccctctgccaccggcaaagacggcgacggccaaacctcctccgatcgacggccaaaactacggcgaaagcgcgggcgtggtggcggccatgtcgagacgtggtttggtatggacggccgggggctgcgcggtgaggaggcggccggagaatagcggcggcgccggcggcagggagagagggtgaagcgttgggagcggagggactgctagtgtccccgacaggcgggcccgGGGGGAGGGGGACAAGAGCGTGCGTCGAggccgtccgcgcgcgtccgtttcaccccaaaccgagtgcaagtttgggccggggatgggtcaaaaacggacgaaatccggacatttgtccgtttgaggccgcgctattcgtccgttttaccccaaacgaacGCACCCGGAcaagatagggtcgcgcggtggagttggggCTGCAGCAGCGCTCAAGCTGCTACGAGCCCACAACTCCACGTCGATAGCTATTCATTTATGCATGCAAGAGAAACATTTGCGATGTCTGAATGCAACGCTGTACTGTAGTGGCTGAATCTGCACGGCAGCGCGCATCGCATCGCCATTACGCTCGGCACGTCGACACGTCGGGCAGCTAGCTACCCGGcctggggctggggctggggcgggGCCTCGGCCTCTAGGCTATGGCCAGCCACCAGCCCACCGCCCGTGTGGGCTACTCGGTAGGCCTGTTTGGTccaacaaacaaaagcgccgctgCAGCTGCTCTGCGTTTGTTTGTCATGGtgatgaaaaggaaaatgtttCACGGAATGGTCTCTGCTCCGAGTGCGACCAACGATCGAACAAGCGTGCAAGTCGTGACCCCGGCCGGCAGGCGTACCAGCCAAGCCAACGCTGCAGACGACGGCCCAggctgcatgcatatgcatgcccCTACTGGCGGTGTGCACGGCACGGCGTGGCGCTACTGTTTCGGGCGCGCAAACTCGCGGCGGATCCTACACGTGAAAACACGAAAGCAGCTGCCGAGGCCGCTGCTGGATCAGCAGGTTGTTGTCTTGCCTTTTTCTGTCTTTGGTTTTGTGATGACTTGTCTGGTCTCTCGCCTTCTTCTGATTGCGTGCACGCATTTTCTTTTCATTTTTGATGTGCGTTACCCACAAAGGAAAACACAGTACGTACAAGCAAACAAACAGTAGAGAGTTGCTTTGGAAGCCACTTGCTGTCTTGTCCATAGTCTATAGTCTATAGGTCCTAGTAGCATCGAGCTGCTTGGGGCGGTAAATAAGACGAGCGTGGTTGATTAGGCAAACAAACATGGCTGGCCCCGTCTCCCTGTCTCTGTGTTTGTGCGTCTGAGTAGGTGTTTTCGAAGAGGTAAACTTCGTCTTCGTGAGAAGGAGTAGTGATCCCACTAACCAAATATACTGGCCGCAAGAACACTACGCTACCGCCATTTGTTTACTACTAGGCTCTAGGCTGGATATACTGGCACTATCCCACGCCCTAATCGAGGACATAATTGATCATTAAAAACTCTGGCCAAGCACCAGTAGTGTATAATAGCCTTATATCAAGCCGCAATCTAATTAGTCAGCTGCATCCATTCAACCATGGAGCTTAACTCCAAAACTTTGATGGGAGTACTCCATCAAGTGAGAAGAAACCGCACAGTGCTGCTGCTACAATCAAAGATTTGATGGGAGTACGTGACCGCCGTGGAGCCTCCCTTCCCTTGGAACCATGCATTCACGGTCGCCTATACATGAGCAGGGAGAATCTCCCATCCACCCTTTGTTTCTTTTCACCTGCTCCAAAGCGCCTTGGCTCACATGGGCGTGGGGTAAAGGGCCTAGGCCTTCACTTTCTTTCTTCTTTTACCGGGCCCGGGACCTTGGAAATTATACAGCACTAGTACTTGCATTATTGACTACTAATTGATCACACTAGTGGTGGTAACATTTTGATCTTATCTGTCATGGCTAGTTTAAAGATGAGGCCTGCTACGAATGATTTTGTAGGGCCTTTGTTAAGATCCCACTTTCACCTCGACACATGCAGTTTGGGGAGGGGCAGGGCActtatcaccatcatcatcattggTGTCCGCTCTTAACCTCAGCCAGCGATCGATAAAGCTGCGGTGATTGCTGAGCAAAGAAAGCTAAAACTTTAACTTATCTCCCTTTTGGCAGGGACTTTGTGCAAAAGTGACTGTTGGCGCTTATTAGCAGCTTAATCATTCTTGCCTCTGCGTCCATTCAAACACAAGTAAGCAGGGCAGTCAGTGCTGATGAGGAAAGCCCGTGTCGCCTCCGTCATCAAGCATTCAGATCAGATTCATCCCGTGCTGTCACTGCCGCCCAGTTTGATCCAGTGGCCCTTAACCTCGCAGTAACTACACAATGCCTGCTTAACCTGTAAACACTGGCAGCAGCATGCAGCACGTAGCGCAGTACTGTATACACGGCATGCATTGCGTCATGCAGTCAAAGAAGTGTCACTGTAATCTTTTTTCTCACCGGATGGGTCTGTCCGTCCTCCAGTTGTGTCCTCCGGTCCTCGTCTGCGGCCAGCCAATGGCGGAACTCTGAGGGGAAGGAGTAGAACAGAGCGGGAGCGGGCGAGGGTGGAAATTTTCCTCGGAATCACGCGAGCGAAAGCAGTGGGTAGTGGTGGTACGGGTTCTGATGTGCTGTGGTGTGGTGTGCTGGGGGCCAGTGCAGGGCGAGGGCAAGACAATCGCAAGAATTTGACCGGCCTGGCATCTAGCGCCGAGCGGGGGGTGGTGGGTCCCGCGGCGTCGGACACGGGACCGGAGGCGCGCGGTACAAaacaatggccctgtttggatccctaAGTTAAAGTTAGTTTTGGTTAGTTGGGACTCAAATAACctaaaagtatccaaacatgatggattagtttgggttagttggatcTAACCCATCCTAAAAACTAGCCCACACTAGAAGagtttatttgggttagttctcttgggcccactaaaaaattagtaaaaaaatgtttcccctccCATCCAAACATGGTCTAAAGTAGTTAAAAGATTGAGAAAGAATATTTATTGTtaatctaaccctaccatccaaacaactctttgg
This window of the Triticum aestivum cultivar Chinese Spring chromosome 5D, IWGSC CS RefSeq v2.1, whole genome shotgun sequence genome carries:
- the LOC123122985 gene encoding kinesin-like protein KIN-8B; its protein translation is MPTIRAPASRQTATLQVAVKCRPLTDNERRRSRHIIQVIDDKNVAVLDPDISKGYLDLIQNRTKEKRYSFDHVYAPGCSNTDVYKNISPTVLGVVQGLNVTVFAYGSTGSGKTYTMVGSRNDPGLMVLSFRTIFDQIKKDDSSDTFEVSCSYLEVYNEVIYDLLEKSSGHLELREDPEHGIIVAGLRRIKVHSADKILELLNIGNSRRKTESTEANATSSRSHAVLEITVRRKQKGKYGSQVLRGKLALVDLAGSERATETNNFGQKLRDGANINRSLLALANCINALGKQNKKGLAYVPYRNSKLTRILKDGLSGNSRTVMIATISPADDQYHHTTNTLKYADRAKEIKTHVHKNIGTIDNHVEDYQRMIENLQGEVSQLKKELADKEHQLSVKPTEKAADNELSWLNVLSQETGENVQERINLQKALFELEETNKRNRMELQHLDGAIARPQVNEKDYTVLQALTSRRQVILDNIRDNDEAGAGYRKDIELNESRRRQLQDMIEEATSNNGNRTYLQILSQYRLLGMNNAELQIEMAMRDQVIHNQRESLRSLWNILYGTGLNQKQILKLAAKQGLTVEGCPLPSSSPDVATPHGRLPPFMSFPSPQSQSSSSPSSCFFQQGFSTMSVLKNQHETPTICRQEHLSSYYMMSGCSPYAGDGKQWASGVSTPYHSTPETKSERSPCSGELRTPYSGIEGFSRQRKDSCSRER